A stretch of DNA from Phaenicophaeus curvirostris isolate KB17595 chromosome 29, BPBGC_Pcur_1.0, whole genome shotgun sequence:
cccccccacTTGCTGTCCCCCCCCATCTCAGCTCCTCACCCCCgacctccccctcccctcgctgccccccccgctccccccttctctccctgctcccccccccacctctgctccccctgcccccccataTACGCCCCCCATGTGCCCCCTACCCagttccccccctcctctccctgctccccccagctctgctccctctgccccccaacatccccccctcccagggctgctccccccttttctccccctcccctcgctGCTCCCCCCCATgaccctccccttctccccttcccctttctgcccccccccccggtcccccctcctctccctgctccccccccGGGCTCTGctcccccatatccccccattGCCGCCCCCCCCGTGCTCAGAtcccccctctgtccccccctcACCGCTCCCCGCGTTGCGCTGCGCTCATGGCGCAGCCGGAGCGCATCCCCCGCCGCTCCCGGTGTCGATCCGGATCGGTGCTGATCCCGGTGCCGATCCCGGTGTCGCTCCCGGTTCCCGGAGCCGTGTGTCCcgcccccatccccatccctccccccatcccccccccccccccgcgctcCCGCTGTTCCCCGGCAACCGCGCGGCTAAAAATACCGCGCAGGGTCCGCCCCCGCGACCCCGGCCCCGCGcggacccccccccagcacacggaccccccccccagcacacggacacccccccccagcacACGGACACCCCCCCTAGCCCatggacccccccccccagcacacGGACACCCCCCCCTAGCCCATGGACACCCCCCAGCCCAcggacacccccccccagcacACGGACACCGCCACTAGCCCAGTGTCCCCCCATCACTAGCccagcccccctccccatcaCTAGCCTAGGGCCTCTATCATTaactcagctccctcctcactAGCCCAGCCCTCTCCATCACTAGCCCAATGCCCCCCTCACCAGCTCAGGGCTCCCTCATCACTAGCCCAGGGCTTGTATCATTAACACAGAGCCCACCCTCACTAGCCCAGCCCCTTCCATCACTAGCCCAGTATCCCCTCCATCATTAGCCTAGGACCCCTCTCATTAACACAGAGCCCCCACTCACTAGCCCAGGGCTCCCTCATCACTAGCCCAGTACCCCCCCCTCACCAGCCTAGTGTCCCCCCTCACCAGCCCAGGGCTCCCTCATCACTAGCCCAGTCCCCTCCACCACTAGCCCAGTGTCCCCCTCACTAGCCCAGTGCCCCCCCTCACCAGCCCAGTGCCTGTACCATTAACACAGAGCCCCCCCTCACTAGCCCAGTCCCCTCCATCACTAGCCCAGTGCCCCCCCTCACTAGCCCAGTGCCCCCCCTCACTAGCCCAGCCCCTGTATCATTAACACAGAGCCCCCCCTCACTAGCCCAGCCCCCTCCATCACTAGCCCAGTATCCCCTCCATCATTAGCCTAGGACCTCTATCATTAACACAGAGCCCCCACTCACTAGCCCAGCCCCCTCCATCACTAGCCCAACCCACCCCCCCACtagcccagctccctctcccggggtggggggcggtcccggagcccccgggacccccccccggTGCCggtcccgtcccccccccccggtaACGCGACCCGGGGCCGCTCGGCTCCTTTTCCACCCCGGTGCCCCCGTCCCGCccccggcggccccgccccccccggccccccccccccccctcccccggccccctcccctcccgccAATCGGTGCCGGCGgccccggggggggcggggggggccccGCGGTCCCGGTCCGAGCATAAAGCCCCGGGGGCGGCGGCCGCGCTCAGCCGGGACCCCGAGCCTCCCCAGCCAAGGTAAGGGGGGGCCGGGCACCCCGCGAGGGACCCCCGAGTCCCGCAGACCCCGGCCCCGaaatccccgtgtcccccaaatccccgtgtcccctgcaCCCCGAGTCCCGGGAGCCCTGCAGACCCGTGTCCCCCACACCCCTGTGTCCTCTGCACCCCAATTCTCGTGTCCCCCACATCTCCGTGTCCCCcacatccccgtgtcccctgcaTCCTGAGCCCTGCAGCCTCGGTCCTCAAAATCCCTGTGTCCCCTaaatccccgtgtcccctgcaCCCCGAGTCCTGGGAGCCCTGCAGCCCGTGTCCCCCGAATCCCCACGTCCCCCAGATCCCGGGAGCCCTGCAGCCCgtgtcccccaaatccccacgtCCCCCAGATCCCGGGAGCCCTGCAGCCCTGTGTCTCCCACATCCCCGTGTccttgcaccccaaatccccggAGCCCCACCGACCCGGAGAGCCACGTCCCGCGTCCCCCAAGTCCCTGTGTCCTCTTAGAcccccctccccgtgtcccctgcaCCCCACGTCCCGTGAGCCCCGTATCCCCAAAAAGCCACGTCCTGtgtcccctgcaccccacatcccTGCGTCCTTATAGAAccacatccccatgtcccccacaCCCTCACAGTGACCCCGacaccccctgtccccatagCCCCACATCCCCTGCAGCgctgccccccatgtccccatgtccctgtaccccgtgtcccctctccccCGTGTCTCCCTGTCACTGGACCCCCAGCTTCCCACTCTGCACATCCTCTGGTCCTCGTATCCCtctgccccccatgtccccgtgtccccaagtcCCCATTTCCCTGGACCCTCATGTCCCCATTTTCCTggtatccccatgtccccaagtctCTGTTTCCCTGGATCCCGGTGTCCCCATTTTCCTGGATCCCCAAGTCCCCGTTTCCTCgtacccccgtgtccccatttTCCcgtatccccatgtccccaagtcccCGTTTCCCTGTCTCCCGCAGCCCCCCaacttcccttctccccccgtcccCACGGGCGCCCCATTGCCAGTCCCAGGGGtcgggggtcccaggggtcgcAGGGAGGTccttgacccccccccccactgctGTAACGATGCCGGGCGGCCTCAGCAGGTGCTGGAGAGGTTAGACaccccccccagaaccccccactagagccccccccgagccccccaacccccgtGGGCtcgggacccccaggacccggTGTCCCAAGGGCATTTGGGGTCCCCTTGGGTTGGGGGGCGAGTCGGGACCTGCTGGGCTGCGGGTTATAACCGGGCTGTGGGTTAACCAGGCTGTGGGTTAGATGGGCTGTGGGTTAACTGGATTGCAGGTGAACCAGGCTCTGGGTTAACCGGATTGCAGGTAAACCGGGCTGTGGGTTAACAGGGCTGTGGGTTAGTCGCACGGGATTATCCGGGCTGTGGGTTAGCAAAGCTCAGATTAGCCACGCTGGATTAGCTGGGATGAGGATTAGTGGGGCCACAGATTAGCCACGCTGGGTTATCCCGGCTGCGGATTAACCGAGCTGTGGGTTGACTGGACCGCAGGATAACCAGGCTGCGGGTTATCCCGGCTGCGGGTTAAACAGGCTGCGGGTTAAACAGGCTGGGGGTTAACGAGGCTCTAGGTTAACGAGGCTCTAGGTTAAGAGGGCTGGGGGTTAATGGGGTCACCAGGGCCGTGGTTACCGGTTACCAGTGCCGCAGAGGCTTCTCCGGTGACCCTTATCGTCCCCATCGGCCGCGCTGGCGCCGTGGGGGTCCCGGGGGAGCCCCCTGCTCGTGGCCCCCCGGGATGCGCTGGGGGGCAGCTCAAAAAGGACCCAAATCAGCTTTTTTTCACCCCAATCTGCATCTTCCGCCAACGGCTGATGAGGTGGGGGGGAGGCACTTGGGGggaaaaccccaaaatcctgattctggggtccccccagggctggggggaggtCGGGGTCCCCATCACCCCATGGCTCCAGCCTCCCTGGGGCGTCCcctgggtgcagggatgggggggctgggggcacagaggaggatggagaaggtttgggggtgcagaggaggatgaggaggatctgggggcacagaagaggatgaggaggacctgggggtgcagaggaggatctgggggcacagaggaggatgaggaggatctgggggcacagaggaggatgaggaggatctgggggcgcagaggaggatctgggggcacagaggaggatgaggaggatctgggggcacagaggaggatgaggaggatctgggggcgcagaggaggatctgggggcacagaggaggatgaggaggatctgggggtgcagaggaggatctgggggcacagaggaggatgaggaggatctgggggcgcagaggaggatctgggggcacaagggaggatggagaaggtctgggggtgcagaggaggatgaggaggatctgggggcacagaggaggatctgggggcgcagaggaggatggagaaggtCTGGGGGCacagaggaggatgaggaggatctgggggcgcagaggaggatgaggaggatctgggggcacagaggaggatgaggaggatctgggggcgcagaggaggatctgggggcacagaggaggatgaggaggatctGGGGGCGCAGAGGAGGATCTGGGGGCGCAGAGGAGGATCAGGAGGATCAAGGGGCACAATGGAGGATCTGGGGGCGcagaggaggatggagaaggtctgggggtgcaggacCGAGGCGAAGCCCCTCGTCCAGGGCTCGGAGGCCAGCCGGCTCGGGGCGTGGGGCGGCGGGACCCCCGTGGGGGCCGCGCTGGCAGCGGGGCGCGCGGGGCCCTGAATGCTAACGAGGCCCCGTCAAAGCGCCTTTGTGCCCCGGCAGCTCCATGGCAGCCTGGCCAGCGGGCACACAAAGGCCCCACTGTCCCCGCGTCCCCCCCCACGCCGCCCcgcaccccccagccccacgggaCGCGCCCCACGCCGCGGCCCCCCGACACCCgaccccgtgcctcagtttccccaccaggcgcccccccccccactcccgggtgcccccggctccccccagccccgcgcccCGGTTTCGGGGTGTGGGGGGGACGCGGTTGGCGGGGAGCCCGGCTACGGCTGGCACCGAGCGGCTGTGGGATCGGTGCCCGCGCCCGTGGTGCCAGCGGGACATGGCGAGGGGGGccgtgtccccacatccccccacTCCGGGCCCCCCCTCAGCGGTGCCGGGACCCCCACCCGCAGCGCCCGGggcggggaaactgaggcacgggggcGAGGGCGGTTAATGGATAACCGGGCCGGCAGCCGCGGTGCCCGCGGGCACCGTCCTCGCGCCGGGAACAAGCGCCGGCTTGTCACAACCCGTGTCCCGGCACcggggggcacggggggcacGCGGCCGCGGCGGGGCCCACGCGAGGGGCGGCCACCCCGAAACAGGGCATGAGGGGACCCCAAAGAGGGTGAAGGGACCCCAAAGAATGGCTTGGCGACCCCAAAGCAGGGTgggggggaccctggggggTGAAGAGACCCCAAAGAGGGGCACAGGGACCCTGAAGAAAGGGACGAAGGGAccccagaggagcagaaggaCTTTGGGGTTCCAGGGAGCCCCTTGACCTCCTGGGGACATGGACAGCGATGGCCCCATGACAGTCGTTTCCCGGCGTGGGCAGAGCTCTGGGGACACACGGTGGCtctggggacaagggggacCTGGGGTAGCTCTAGGGacccctcagcagctccaggaCACTCAGTGGCTTGGGGGCACATGGTGGCTTTGAGGAGATAGTGCCTCCAGGGACGGGCGATGGCTTTGGGGACACGCGATGCCTTGCGTACACGCGGTGGCTTTGGGGACGTGGTGCCTCCAGGGACACGCAATGCCTTGGGGACACGCGATGGCTTTGGGGACATGGTGCCAGGGACGGGCGATGCCTTGGGGACACGCGATGGCTTTGGGGACATGGTGCCAGGGACGGGCGATGCCTTGGGGACACGCGATGCCCTGGGGACACACGGTGGCTTTGGGGACATGGTGCCTCCAGGGATGTGTGATGGCTTTGGGGACATGGTGCCTCCAGGGACACGTGGTGGCTTTGGGGACACGCGATGGCTTTGGGGAccccagcagctcagccagGATGAGCCAGGCCTgtgtccccgctgtcccccgtgtccccggTGCCACCGTCCCTTCCACGAGGCTCTCACCGGGGCGGCACGCGCCGCAGCCGGGTCGGTGTCTGTGTCACCTACGGCCCCGGCTTTGGCGAGCGCAGGGACTCGGGGTTCCAAGCAGACCCCCCATGGTGCCACCgtgtccccggtgtccccaagACGCCGCCGGAAGCCGCGCGGGGGCCAAACGCTGGCGAGGGCTGAAAGGGCCTCTCTGTGCCGGCGGCAGCGCCGGGGCTGGCAGGGGACGGGGACGGAAGCGCGACTGGCGCTGCCACCGGCCGTTTGTCCCTGTCACCTCCATTCATCCCCCCGGCCTCGTCCTCCGGGGGCTgccaggggacagaggggacaagCGCGGAGACAGACGGACACACAGACGGACGGAGGTGCGTGGTGGACAGACGGATGGGCAAGGGTTTGGATGTGCCCAAACAGGGACGGACAGACAAATGGACAAGGGGTTTGGATGTGCCcaaacagggagggagggacggaCAGATAGACAAGTGAAAGCTAAGGTGGAAGGAAGGGTGGACAGATAGACGTGTGCAGGGACAGGCGGGTGCCTGGATCTCTGTGTGCATGGATGGACGGACAGATGGACAGGTGGATTGAGtctggatggacagatggacagcgGGTGGCTGAGCAGAGCGATAGCAAGGTGATGGACGAGTCGTGGTGAAGCATGAGGGTGGACGGGTGGACTGAGGAGagggacagacacacagacaggaGGGGACTCTGCCTAGACGGACGCCTTCGCCACTGCCATGGGGACCCCACAGCTCCAACCCCCCCGTGCCCCCACATCGCCCCCGTGCATCTTCTCCATCCaccctctccatctcccttctGCATCCAACCTCTCCATTCATTCATCCTCTCCAACTGCCTCCTCCTTCCATCCATCTTCATCCACCCACCCAtccttcatccatccatcttctccatccatcctctTAATTTTGTCCACCAGTCCTCTCCATCCACCCGACccttcttctccatcccttcttctccatcccttcttctccatcccttcttctccatcccttcttctCCATAAACCCatccctccttctccatccctccttctccaccccttcctcttctccacccaCCCACTCCCCCTCCACCCAGGACCCTCCTCACGCCCCGTCCCCTCCTCTGGCAGATGACGTCGGCCACCAAGGTTTACTACAGCCAGACGACGCAGACGGACAGCCGCCCGCTGATGGGCTCGGGGCTGCGGCGGCGCCGCGTGATGACCAAGGACGGTCGCAGCAACGTGCGGATGGAGCACATCGCGGACAAGCGCTTCCTGTACCTCAAGGACCTCTGGACGACCTTCATCGACATGCAGTGGCGCTACAAGCTGGTCCTCTTCTCCGCCACCTTCGCCGGCACCTGGTTCGCCTTCGGCGTCGTCTGGTACCTGGTGGCCGTGGTCCACGGGGACCTGCTGGAGTTCGACCCGCCGGCCAACCACACGCCGTGCGTCATGCAGGTTCACACCCTCACCGGcgccttcctcttctccctggaGTCCCAAACCACCATCGGCTACGGCTTCCGCTACATCAGCGAGGAGTGCCCGCTCGCCATCGTCCTGCTCATCACCCAGCTGGTCCTCACGACCATCATGGAGATCTTCATCACCGGCACCTTCCTGGCCAAGATCGCGCGGCCCAAGAAACGCGCCGAGACCATCAAGTTCAGCCAGAACGCGGTGGTGGCTCAGCACAACGGCAAGACCTGCCTGATGATCCGCGTGGCCAACATGCGGAAGAGCCTCCTCATCGGCTGCCAGGTGACCGGGAAGCTCCTCCAGACCCACCTC
This window harbors:
- the KCNJ10 gene encoding ATP-sensitive inward rectifier potassium channel 10 encodes the protein MTSATKVYYSQTTQTDSRPLMGSGLRRRRVMTKDGRSNVRMEHIADKRFLYLKDLWTTFIDMQWRYKLVLFSATFAGTWFAFGVVWYLVAVVHGDLLEFDPPANHTPCVMQVHTLTGAFLFSLESQTTIGYGFRYISEECPLAIVLLITQLVLTTIMEIFITGTFLAKIARPKKRAETIKFSQNAVVAQHNGKTCLMIRVANMRKSLLIGCQVTGKLLQTHLTKEGESVRLNQVNVDFQVDTSSDSPFLILPLTFYHVVDDASPFRDVALRTGEGDFELVVILSGTVESTSATCQVRTSYLPEEILWGYEFTPAISLSASGKYVADFSLFDQVVKVTAPCCLHETVRFGDPEKVKLEESLREASEREGPPLSVRISNV